The following proteins are co-located in the Streptomyces sp. NBC_00435 genome:
- a CDS encoding hemolysin family protein: MTEVLLLLLALVLTLACAVFVAAEFSLTTVERSELERAVAAGERGAESALKAAKRLTFQLSGAQLGITVTSLVIGMLAEPSVSALLRGPLQSAGLPAGAVSTTATLLGVALSTVVLMVVGELVPKNWAISRPLAVAKVVAGPQRAFTAAFAPLIRHLNNTANRLVRRFGLEPAEELASARTPEELVALARHSAREGAIEADSAELFVRTLHLAELTAENVMTPRIEVQALEMHATAADAANLTRATGLSRFPVYRDTLDEVVGTLHIRDVLAFDEDERRVVPVADLMTTALLVPHSLPADVLLGRLRKARTMVVVIDEYGGTAGVATVEDIVEEVVGEVRDEHDPIEVPDLIEAPDQEDGRRVWEADGSVRLDELEAIGFDVPEGPYETLAGLIAARLERIPAGGDTVTVDGWEITVLDIDHHRADRLTLTAPATTDEKTNTREESR; encoded by the coding sequence GTGACCGAAGTCCTGCTGCTACTTCTCGCACTAGTCCTGACACTGGCCTGCGCCGTGTTCGTAGCCGCCGAGTTCTCCCTCACCACCGTCGAACGCAGCGAACTCGAACGCGCCGTCGCGGCAGGTGAGCGCGGCGCCGAGAGCGCCTTGAAGGCCGCCAAGCGGCTCACTTTCCAGCTGTCCGGTGCGCAGCTCGGCATCACGGTGACCTCGCTGGTGATCGGCATGCTCGCCGAGCCCTCCGTCTCCGCGCTGCTGCGGGGCCCCCTTCAGTCCGCGGGCCTGCCCGCCGGCGCGGTCTCCACCACAGCGACCTTGCTGGGTGTCGCCCTCTCGACGGTCGTCCTGATGGTCGTGGGCGAGCTGGTCCCCAAGAACTGGGCGATCTCCCGCCCGCTGGCCGTCGCCAAGGTCGTGGCCGGCCCGCAGCGTGCCTTCACCGCCGCGTTCGCGCCGCTGATCCGGCACCTGAACAACACCGCGAACCGGCTCGTGCGCCGCTTCGGCCTGGAGCCGGCCGAGGAGCTGGCCTCGGCCCGCACCCCCGAGGAGCTCGTCGCCCTGGCCCGCCACTCCGCCCGCGAGGGCGCGATCGAGGCCGACTCGGCCGAACTGTTCGTACGCACCCTGCACCTGGCCGAGCTGACCGCGGAGAACGTCATGACCCCGCGCATCGAGGTCCAGGCCCTGGAGATGCACGCCACCGCCGCCGACGCCGCCAACCTCACCCGCGCCACCGGCCTGTCCCGCTTCCCCGTCTACCGCGACACCCTCGACGAGGTCGTCGGCACCCTCCACATCCGCGACGTCCTCGCCTTCGACGAGGACGAACGCCGCGTGGTCCCGGTGGCCGACCTGATGACCACCGCGCTGCTCGTGCCCCACTCGCTGCCCGCCGACGTCCTCCTCGGCCGGCTGCGCAAGGCCCGCACCATGGTCGTCGTCATCGACGAGTACGGGGGCACCGCCGGCGTCGCCACCGTCGAGGACATCGTCGAAGAAGTCGTCGGGGAAGTCCGCGACGAGCACGACCCGATCGAGGTCCCCGACCTCATCGAGGCCCCCGACCAGGAGGACGGCCGCCGCGTCTGGGAAGCCGACGGCAGCGTCCGCCTGGACGAGCTGGAAGCGATCGGCTTCGACGTACCCGAGGGCCCCTACGAGACCCTCGCCGGATTGATCGCCGCACGCCTGGAGCGCATCCCCGCCGGCGGGGACACCGTCACCGTGGACGGCTGGGAGATCACCGTCCTCGACATAGACCACCACCGCGCCGACCGCCTCACCCTCACGGCCCCCGCCACCACCGACGAAAAAACCAACACCAGGGAGGAGTCCCGATGA